Genomic window (Phocoena phocoena chromosome 20, mPhoPho1.1, whole genome shotgun sequence):
GAGGTTGGGAAAGGGAGacgggagagggaaaggagggagggagagggccaCCCCCAGCCCGGCCCCTGGCTGGCTCAACTCCATCGGTCCGTCTGGGAGGGGGCCGGGGGGTCTTGCAGGAGCAGAGTCTCACCCGTGCAGGTTGGGGGACGgaatggagggaaggggaggaacaGGTGGCGGGgacagggagaggcaggggcagggggagggcagggagaaggcAGTACCTCAGTGATGCCGAAGGGGATGTTGCCCACATAGAGGCGCCGGGCCTGTCTGGTCATCTGGCTACCGACCACGGGCACCGGTGTCGGGGTCACAGCCAGACCGTCGGGGGTCATGGTGGGGAGAAGGGCGGTGGCTGGAATCTGACCGGCAGCTTCAAAAGGAAGAGACGAGGATTAGAGGACATCAGGGCGCCCGTGGAGTGGCTCAGCAGCAGCGCCCTCCCAGACATGAGCAACCACCGCCTCTGCGAAACCAGGTCTGTTGACAGCTTCATCCCTGCTGTCAACTGCAACAGTAAGGGCTGTTGTCAAGGGGCTTCAAAAGGCAGAGGCCAGAAAACCCAGGGTGAAAACCCCATCCGCCACCCCCCCAAAACCAAGGCTCTGCTTCCTGACCACCCCAGTATACAACCACTCTAGCTCACGAGAGGGTGAGGGAGCCAGAGGACCAGCAGGTGCGGGGGGCGGCGGCCAGAGCCTACCTTGCATGGCCTTGTACTGCATGGGGGTGATGTGCTCGAAGCCGGGCGGTGGCACGTCCCAATATTTACggaccttcttcttcttctcgtGGCGGGGGGAACgactgggggggggggaggggagagcgggGCAGGGCGACCTCAGTCTGACCAAAGGTGGGCCTGCAAGTCCCCCCAGGTTCCCCTCGGCTCCCCCGCCCAGCTCGGCTCTCTCCAGGAGGGAGAGGATCCGGGTCAGGGCCGTGCCCAGGCCCGGGGAGGGTGCTATTGCAAGGCAGGTGGGCTCTCCCCAGTGCTCGGGCCGGGGCTGGACAAGGACAGGGCAGGGTGCACAGCGGGGAGGGAGGCGAAGGGAACGGACGTCAGGGCggaaggggcaggaggagaagCTCACATCAATCCACCGTGCTCCTCTTTAGCGCCTCTGGTCAAAGGtttgctggggggtgggagggaaaggtgtggggaggggtgacTGGGGACCCTCGTCTTCCCCACACACCACACCCCCCAAGGCCGCTGagtccagggctggggcagggccgaGGTGAACAAGCAACGGGCAAACCCCCTCGGCCCTGCCATTTcccccacgccccccacccccaagcaagaggaagggaggaagggccaGACAGACCACTTTCTAGCTGAAGAGACTGAGGTGGGAGGAGGCAAGACTTCCACCTATCCCGCCCTTCCTCACCCAAGGGGCAGAGAGGACAGAGGGGagcctggggagggaagaggcgTTAGAGCGGAAACCGCCGTCCCCCTCCCAGGGCGGCACCCCGGAGACCCGCACAGTGGGCACAAGAGGGCCGGGAAGGGGAGGGAGCCCCTCACCAAGGGACAGACAGAGCGGCTCCCTGTCACCAGACTCGCCTTGGAGATAAAGAACCTGCCGCACCAGCGACCCACCAGAAACTGAAGGAAACCCCAGGAACAGGGAAGAGACTGGTTCAGACAGGTGAGCAGCAGCGCCTCCCCCAGGTCCACGCGGAGAGGAGCCCCAGCGCCCCGGGACGCAGCCGCCCGCTCCCCGCCCTGTTACCTTCGGCGCCGCCTGTCCCGGGAGGCGCTGCGCTGGTCCCGGTTGCGCCGGTCCCGGCTGCGGCTGCGGCGCTTGCGGTCCCGGCTTCGAGAGCGGCTGTGGCTGCGCTTCCGGTGCCGGTTCTCCTTGTCACGCTCTGGGCAAGGCGGGGGAGAGGATGAGCTGAGGGAGGCCGCGGCCCAGCCCACCCGCGCACTGCTGGCTTcgccccagccccagggaggcCACCCCCAAGGGGAAGGGGCTtgatggaggaagggagagcaGGCTTCCTGGGTCCACACGCGAGTCCAAAGACCCTTGGGACCGGGGAGGGAGCTGGTTACCTGAGGGGACAGGGCCTGGAAGTGCCCCCGGGGTGTAAGGTACCTGAGGATGCTCAGGAGGAGCTGGGGAGccagagaagacagaggaggcTGGCTCCTGGTCCCCCTCGAGGGCTGAGGGGCCTGACCCCAGGGTCGTCCCTGAGAGGGGCAGGGCTAGAGGCTGGGGAATCAAGAGACCCAATGATGTTTTCCTGAAGGGACCCAGCAGCCCCTCAGGAGACCTCCTCAACCAGCTGGCCCCCACTGCCCCACCATCAGGCCCCGGGGTCAGGCGCCAGGCAGGACCCACTTCGCTGAGAAGCAGGGACACCcagcccatccccaccccaccagctgAACAATGCAGGATCCCCTCCTCCAGAAAGGCGTGTCTTTCAGaatctggggggcagggggaggtgccGGCCCACTACCCCCCATTCCCACACTCCCTCAGAGCCAAGGACAGCAGAAGCTGGGGCGGGGGCTTTCTCCAGAGCTCCCCTTGGCGCCTTCAGCCTCCCCCAACTCGCCTTGGGGGCGGCGCCTAGGAACAGAGCACAGCCTTGCCAGCAAAGCACAGAAACCTTGGCTCCCAGCAGACCTCTCCCCCTCTGAAGGAGGTGCAGCTCCTGTGCCACGCTGTTTGTACTCTATTTCCTCGGTTCAAAGACGCCACTGATTCCTCAACTATCCTCGACTACCCCTCAAACACGTGTTACCTTTACCACGTGTCTGGGGACGGGGCGGCGGGGGGATGGAGATGGTAAGAGAATGCCATGGACCTCACTACAACAGGATAAACCTGcaccttaaaaaggaaaaaacgttGTAGCAGTCATTGGGATGCCACCTAAAACCATATTCCGCGCTAGTTTTACTTGCACTCGATCCTTACTGTTACTTCGGGAAAACACTGGGGAGGGGGCCTTGCTCACGTAAGAGATGAGAAACCTAAGGCGCAGAGAGATCACGTGACTCACCCAGAGCCAAAAAGCCTGAAAATGGTGAAGCCTGAATGTGAACCTTGAAATGTCAGCTAAGGCAGCTAAACAGCGAACAGTACTCCTAAAACACTGGAACCACTAGCGACAGTGGGACTGCCTCCTTGGAGATAAAAAGActgaacataaaaaataaactgaaaactgGCACCtggaggggacaggagggaaCGGGCAAGCAGTGTGAAGCCAGAGGTAAGCACAGAGTCATGGCACTGGGCCCGGGGAGGAGCCCTGGCCAGAGGCTTTGGGCCTCTGGCTCCACGCTTGTGAGATGGGCAGGCTGTGAGCAGGAGACCCTTTGCTGTGGCTGAGACTCTAAAACAGACACAAGCAGGGAAAGCGACGAACACAGAGGAAACGGTGGCACCTGCTGGGTGCCTgggacacagaaaaggaaattaattccCTGGAGACGCAGACTGACACTTGGAGGAAGCGGGACCTCACAGACAAAGACCCACAGGCACAAAGACCCATGGGCAGAGCAACACATGGGCAAAGCTTCCCCCTGAGGCAAGAGtaacacccccccacacacacccaataATACAGCACAGATCAGAACAGAAAAGGGAGCTACAGTTGCTCAAAATGCTGTGGCCACGTTGCTGTGGGAACAACTCCACCAACCCAAGGGACATGCCCCGGCTGAGGGCCTGGCCCCCCAGTACCAGTAGGAACACCCAGGGAGAAAGCAGGCAGCACACCTGCAAGTGCCCCAAGGAAGGCTCCATCAGTTCCACTTGGCTTTCCAGCCTAGCAGAACATGGCTTTCAAACAGCCAGGCAGACTCGGGATCGGTTTCAGCTTTTCTGCATAAAACCATGCAACAGCAACCAAACCTTTAaacctcatttttctcttctttaaatgaGACTCATGCTTACCACCAGGTGTGGGACCGGGCAGAAGGACGTTTGGAAAGCAACTTTCCCAGCCCTACCCCACCTCTAACACCATCTCTGAGTGAGCTGCAAACCTGCCTCTGTACTTCCTCCCTAAGTAAGAAATTACACTAGgaattatttcacaataaaaaatgtcACTAATCGGGTGCTCAACGTATGCCAACCCCCATGCCACACAGTTTACATATGTTACCCCATttaatctcagctctgcctctaATCAGCTGAAACATGGGAAAGTTTTTactttctgagcctgtttcctcctctgcaaaggTCAGGAAATCACTTCAGCCTCATAGGGCTGTTACAAGATCCACTTAGAAAAACTGTGCAAAAGAGCTTAGCAGTGTCTGACACATGCTGAAAGTTTACCTGCAACTATCATTCCTATCATCCCTGTTTATTCCCAACATCCCAacgacaaaaacaaacaaaaaaagtcaccCTATACGTACAAAAAAAATAAGCACACAGCTACTGAGCAATGAAGTAGGTACTAAAACCCAGGTCTACTCATCTCCAGAGCCTGTACTGTTAAACGGTACATCATGTACGTACAGACACCCCGTGGGCACCCCGAAATGTGACTTCTTGTCTCCTAATCGAGCCACCCCCTACCCCACTCTAGGGTGGGCCGAAAGGGGAATCCCAGCGCCCCATGGGGCCCTCCGAACACAGGTAGCTTAAGCCTCAAGACTACCACCTTCCCTCAGCCTAGTTTCCTCACTCTCAAATCGgaataagaagacaaaagaaacctGTTAACTATCTAACGCTTCTCTCAGTGCTGACACTCTTGGGGCCCCCAAAGTAATCAGCATTAGCACGGCCCCGTGCTTGGACTCGGCGTCACCCGAGGGGGAcgtgcctcccaccctcccgactGAACCAGATCCCCCTACTCGctcagcctcagtctcctcccctCCACGCTGAGATTTACGAGGCTGAGTCTAGGTGTCCCGAGCTGCGATCCTACAGGACGTGGGGTTTGCCTCTCTAGCTAGGGAGCGATGGGACGCAAACATTCCGCACTGTGATCGCCGGGAGAGCCAGAGCCCCGAGGAAGGGGTACAGGCGTGCGTGCGAGAGGAACACAGAGCACGCACAATGAGGCCTCTTCCACAAGTGCCGACCCTGGCGCCCCACGGCAGCGGCCCGGCGTGACACTGGCGGCCGGTCCGCAGGACTAGGCGCAAAGGGCGGCGGTGCTACAAGCGCCCCCCCGCGCGGCCCGGCCCGTGCCCACGTGAAAGGGGGGGGGTCCCACAACGGCCATTTTGGAACAAAGGGGGCGTGGAGACCCGGGCCGCGGGCCCGGCCGGAAGCGGAAGTGCCAAGGCAGCCGCAGAAAAGGAGGAGGTGCGAGACCGAATCTATATAATCTCCTTTCCAGATTAAAAAAACCTAAGTCCGCGAGGGGACACCCGGCGAGCCCGCCGCGCGTGCCGGGGACCACGTGGGGCGCGGAAAAAGGAGCGCATGCGTCCGGGCCTGCGCTCgccgctccctcccctcccctcctgcgcGGCGGCACGCCGGGAGGTCACGTGAGCGAGGCGCGCGCCGCGGCACTTGGTGGGGGGGGGCGCCGCGCGGCCCTGAGAGGAGGGGGAAGCAAGGAGGAAAATGGCGGGGGACACGGAGGGAAGCCAAGAGTCGCCCCGCCCGCCGTCCCACACCCCCGGCGCCCTCACCTTGCTTATTCTCGTTGAGCTGCCGCTCGAACTCGTCGAAGTCCGACATGCTGAGGCGGCCGCGTAGGGCCCTGTGGAGCTCTCGCCTCGCCTTGCCGCGCGCCCGCTCCGGCCGCTTCGGCTACTTCCGCCGCTTCCCTCGGCTACTTCCGGCCGCCGCCGGCGCTCCACCGCCTCCTACCTAATCAAGCCCGGGCCGcccgccccaccccagctccGCCCCTCTCCCCGCCTGCGCGCCCGCGAGGTGCCCCTCCCCCCCGGGCCTGGCTCCGAAACGCGTCGGCTATTTCCGGACCGTAGAGGAAAGCCTCGGGAGCAGCAGCTACGGCTGCTTCCGAAAACACCCGAAGCGAGGGTTTCGCCGCCTTCCCAGGTTTTCGTAACTTTTCGGATATTAGCTCTTCAACGTTCAGATGTTTCCGTAGATCCTCGCGTTCCTCTGCACCCAGCCCCCTCTAAGAATTCGGCTTCTTCCGAAAATTGAAATTGTCCCAATCTTTGACTGCTTGCGCAGATTCTCCCCGCTCTTCTCGGCCGGCCCTGTCCAAGCAATCGGCTACTTCCGACAAGCCTAACCGTCCCGGACTTCGTCACTTTCCGAGGCTTCCGGAGCTCGCCCTCAGACCCAACCAGAGATTAAGCTCGTTTCCAAACTTCGGCTCTTTCCGGAGATTCCAGGagcaccctcctcccctctcGGAGAACTTCGGCTCTTTCCGCCACCGCTTCGGGAAGGCTTCACTCACGGGAGATAGCTTCGACTTTTTCCGTCGGCACTTCGGCTCCTTCCGGCTCCGGGAACcgaaaagggagggaggacagaggagaggTGGGTCAGGGGAAGGGAAACGGAGAAGGGGCAGGGTCCCGGCTCTCGGAACCTGGCTCTCcgggtggggaaaggggaggaaaagaagggcTGATCTTGCGGAGGGCCTAAGAAGGTTGCGCGAGACAAAAATCAGCCAGCGGGGTGAAGGGTGCGCGCGGCCGCTGCGGAGGTTGCCAGAGCGGCTTTGTGCGCCTGCGCAAGGGGGAAGAGGCGGGGCGCGAGGTGGGCTTCTGCGCCTGCGTAGAAGCCGGTCTGAGGCGAGGTTTCTCAACTGTTCCGGAAGGGTGCCCGCTTCCTGAGCCCCCAGAGCGCGTGCGCGAgtctttcccttcctccagggAAAGTACTGCATTCCCGACCGTTAAGCTAGGCCGCCCTCTCCTGGTTGCCGTGGCAACCGCACAAGCGCGcccgccccacccacccacccgccGCGCAGGCGCAGCAGGCGACGTAGCGGACACTTCCGGGAGGCAGATAATTTCGCTTTACCGCCTCCTGGCGGAAGCCTACGGTCAGAGATTCCCCGTTCCCCTCGTTGGCCGCCTCCGCCAGAGGTTTCATTCAGACCCGCCTCCTGCCTCCGTGCCTCTAGTCCAAGTAGCCCAGCGGGTAGTGCTCACGCCTTTTTTCCGGAGCTCTGCCCCTCCGAGTTCCCCAGGGCACagctccttctcccctcccacccctgtctCCGGGGAGCTAATTACACCCTGTCTCCCCAACCTCACCGTTTCCCGCCTGACCGTCCGTGCCCCGGAACCCCTCAGAGCCTCCGTCACCGTCTTCGCGGCAACGGCCACCCCCTCCCAGGAAAAGGCCGGGGCCCAGTTTATTCCAAATTTTATcatctctttttaatttaaattcactTAATAATTATCTGTTTCACGTGGACTCGAGGCGGTCCCGGAACGCGGTTTGGGAGCTCCTTGCAGGGCGGGCAGGTGGGCCAGCCTCTCCTTGGGGCTGGGGGCGGCCACGGGGTATGTACAGTGCCCTCGCCTCGCGGTCCCGCACTTTTCCCAGGAGCAAGGGCCGGGTGACGGCAGGACGGTGCCGCTCAGGTGGGAGGGGGTGCCAGTGTTTAGGAAAGGGCAGAAACCGGCCCCTGGACAGTAGTTCTTGGAccgcccccaccccagggaaTGCGGGGGACGGGGAGGATGCTAAGAATGAGAGAGGCAAAGGGGCAGATCTATATACAAGGGACCCGGGAAGCGGGTGGCGGTCCGCAGGAGGGTTAGGAGAGAGGCACGCGCAGAAGCAGGCCACCCATCCGCCCCCATGTCCTCGTGAGGGCCCACCACTCCTACACACGCTTGACCAATGCCGGGAGGgcggagggggagggaaagaggggcCGGGGGCGTGTCCCGGGCCAGGTGGGGCGGGATCACCGCTTGAAGCGGTAAGTGATGGGAAGCAGCAGCTTGCTCTTCTTGAGGGCCTGCACCTTCTTGAGGGTCTCATCGTCCAGGGCCAGGAAGCAGCGGCGCGAGTACTCGAGCAGACGCTCCTTGGAGGGGTCGAACTCGCCCACCTCCGCCAGCTTCTCGGGGGCCACGATGAGCAACTCCGCGATGGGCGTGGTCAACGCCACCGTGTTGCGGTCCACTCGGTGGTGCTCGAAGGCCCGAGACATGCTCTTCAGCTTCTGGAAGGTGCCCAGGATCTTCTTGTAGCGGCAGAGCACACCGTCGGCGTCCTTCACTGCAGGGCCGAggggagagagcgagagagaggcattgggggggggcgggggcagagagaggaagtgggaaGGGGAGGCCAGAAGATCAGGAGAACAAAACAGAGAACGAGGAAAAGCAGTGAGAGTTACAAGAGGCGGAAGAAATGTAGACAGAAGTCGGACCAGAGGAAAATCAGAGAAGGCAAGCCCAGGGAGGGGGATGAGGAGGAAAAATGAAGGAGGGAGTGGGTTCAAGGGTGGAGTTCCCAACCCACCTGGGCCATGGCCCCCTTCCCTGTTACTGACAGGAGCCCAAGGCTCAGGAAGGTCAAGCCCCAGGCGGCGGTGAGGGTGGACACAGATTTAAGGATTGTAAACCAGGACCACACGTGGAGGCCAGGACAGACAACCAGGTCTGGTCTCTTTGCTGATGGGGAGACCAAGGCTTGGGAGGACAAGGGGGAGCTCCttggaggtcacacagcaagtcccCAGCCCAGAGCCCCAGAGACCCCCACCCCCTGTGCTTCGCTTACCCCGCTGCCTCTCTCGGGCCTTGGGCTTCCCGAAGCGCCTCCGGCCAGTGCCCCCTTTCTGCTtctgccttttcctctccccGTTACTGCCTTGTGCAGATGCTCCGCTGAGTGAGGAGGCAGCCGACTCGGGGTCTGAGGCCTCGCCCCCAGGCCCGCCTCTGCCGTCCCCCTCAGCCCTCCGGGGCCCAGGCTTCAGCCTGCAGTGGTCCTCTGGAGAGGTGAGAGGAGACACGCGCATGCGTGAACTTCAcgaacaggagggagggagggaggaggagtcgGCCAGGTGGGGACTGACAGCACTGTCACACAGGTCCCCAGGAAGGGGTCCCCAAGGAGGGAACAGGCAGGAAGTGCACTGTAGATGCTGCAGTTCCACAAGCAGCTGGGATTTGGGGACAGAGGTCCCACAtctctgtgggggggggggcatgggCTGAGGATGCTCCTCAACTTGGTGGCAAGAGGTCTGGGGGAGGGGCCCAGTGGACCAAGAGAGTCCCGGGGACCTCGAGAGAGAGTCTTTGACTTTGTGGGGTTCCCACGGTGGAGGAGGGGTGTTCTGGGGACCCAGTGAGGCCTCTATAAGCGGAGAGGCAGGCAAagcctgggtgggggtgggagtgcagACCCGGAGGGAAACCTTAGTCTCTGGGTCTAGTGCGCTGGGAAGGGCAGGCGCCCACCCTCACCCAGACAGAGGAAGCAGCGGGGGTTCTGATGCAGGGCCCTCCGAAGGGTGGGTTTGGAGGTCCAGTGTTGGGGTTCCCACCGCGTAAATCCAGAACACCCTGGGCCTGACCATCCTTGGTAGGCTCCCGTCAGCATGGGTGGATGGTGGGAGGCCCCAGCAACCCAGGCTAGAGGTGGCTCAGGAGCAGAGGGGTCCTCAGTAAAGTAGGTGTTGAAAAAACACAGGCCTTTTGCCCAGACTTTCAGCTGACTTCACAGAGAGGGAAGCGGAAGCTTTTGAGGGAGCCAGCCAGGGGCTGAAcggcaggaaggggagaggagagtcTGGATCCACCAAAACACAGCTAAAGATTTGGCAGAGAAAAGCCCTATAAGAGAATGGGATGGGGCAGTGTTCAGAATACATGGACCAGCAGGGCACAGTGTCCTGTCCAGCAGCAGAAGGACTCAAGCAGGAAGGAAGCTGGGCTTGAAGCCCCAGACATGGCCACAGGTGCAAGGAGAGGGCAAAATGACAGGTCCCCCTGAGCCGCCAGAGGATGAGTGTGGGTGAGAAGGGTCCTGTGTCCCTGAGGAGGGCCGAGCTGGGTGCCGGGGCCCAGGAGTGAGATGGGGAGGGGACTGGCGGCCTCACCTGCATCCATGCGGGCAGAGGAGATGAACTTGTCCAGCTGACACCGCAAGAagtccctctcctcctccaggtcCTCAATGCGCTTCTGCAGCCATGAGTTCCTCTCCAGGGCCATGTGCAGCTGGGCCCTAACACCGTTCATCAGGGCCACAGTCGGGGACGCAGCCTCCGGAGGCTCTAGGGACAGCAGAGGACCCTGGTCGACCCCAGGCCTCAGGGCCCTGCACCCCTGCCTGACTCAAGTCCCCCTTCAACCAACTCACCCTCGAAGTTTCCCTGAGAGGGGCTCAGACTGTAAAAGATCTGTGGGTCTAGGTGGGGCGTCTCATCGAAGGGGATGGAAATCTCGAAGGC
Coding sequences:
- the CCDC106 gene encoding coiled-coil domain-containing protein 106 isoform X1; this translates as MNERNISRRRTVKKDNEAFEISIPFDETPHLDPQIFYSLSPSQGNFEEPPEAASPTVALMNGVRAQLHMALERNSWLQKRIEDLEEERDFLRCQLDKFISSARMDAEDHCRLKPGPRRAEGDGRGGPGGEASDPESAASSLSGASAQGSNGERKRQKQKGGTGRRRFGKPKARERQRVKDADGVLCRYKKILGTFQKLKSMSRAFEHHRVDRNTVALTTPIAELLIVAPEKLAEVGEFDPSKERLLEYSRRCFLALDDETLKKVQALKKSKLLLPITYRFKR
- the CCDC106 gene encoding coiled-coil domain-containing protein 106 isoform X2; translation: MNERNISRRRTEPPEAASPTVALMNGVRAQLHMALERNSWLQKRIEDLEEERDFLRCQLDKFISSARMDAEDHCRLKPGPRRAEGDGRGGPGGEASDPESAASSLSGASAQGSNGERKRQKQKGGTGRRRFGKPKARERQRVKDADGVLCRYKKILGTFQKLKSMSRAFEHHRVDRNTVALTTPIAELLIVAPEKLAEVGEFDPSKERLLEYSRRCFLALDDETLKKVQALKKSKLLLPITYRFKR